One Narcine bancroftii isolate sNarBan1 chromosome 3, sNarBan1.hap1, whole genome shotgun sequence DNA window includes the following coding sequences:
- the LOC138757736 gene encoding flavin reductase (NADPH)-like isoform X2: MKLLVFGATGQTGQFLVRQALQQGHMVTAVVRTPSKLTNNHDNLKIVEANIFSANSLTEHFVDQDVVISCLGFPISIISQITEYTESMKAIVASMRQAKVNRVIAMTSWYTQTESAENASWMVRWMLIPIIRNILKNMHEMEDYLKQECDDLDWTTVRPPALKTAPETDEEIITYDGYFVPDQHGNPITNSVTRGDVARFILSQLTVDTWVKKSVAIVTK; the protein is encoded by the exons ATGAAACTCTTGGTATTTGGTGCCACAGGACAAACAGGCCAGTTTCTGGTGAGACAAGCCCTACAGCAGGGCCACATGGTGACAGCTGTCGTAAGAACTCCCAGCAAGCTCACCAATAACCATGACAACCTGAAG ATTGTAGAAGCAAATATCTTCTCAGCCAACAGCCTTACAGAGCACTTTGTTGATCAGGATGTTGTCATATCTTGCCTTGGTTTCCCAATAAGCATAATTTCTCAAATTACTGAATATACAGAATCAATGAAAGCTATTGTTGCTTCAATGCGCCAGGCAAAAGTGAACCGAGTTATAGCAATGACATCTTGGTACACACAAA CCGAGAGTGCAGAAAATGCCTCCTGGATGGTGCGATGGATGCTGATCCCCATAATCCGTAATATACTAAAAAACATGCACGAGATGGAAGATTATTTGAAGCAGGAGTGTGATGATCTCGACTGGACTACAGTAAGACCTCCAGCACTCAAGACTGCTCCAGAAACAG ATGAAGAAATAATCACGTATGATGGCTACTTTGTTCCGGATCAGCACGGAAATCCAATTACGAATTCAGTGACTCGAGGGGATGTTGCTCGTTTTATACTTTCCCAGCTAACTGTGGATACATGGGTGAAGAAGTCTGTGGCTATTGtaacaaaataa